The following are from one region of the Microbacterium paraoxydans genome:
- a CDS encoding Ig-like domain-containing protein, whose amino-acid sequence MAAGNRTAAEAATPPRGKLIALISGIIALVVVVALAVTAQGYQSQEVPRLEPAVWVMRDSGQYARVNTELAEIDTVRDVDDPEAVWQSGSSTVLYAQGNRQRWDVDPASPADLLSDSSEEGTPLASQPTPAGTRDVLSAGVYVAYRTDTGQVSVSTLAPGAGTALVDPFAEVEVEEGEDPPTYTADAIGLSPDGLLVLYSADEGAVRRFDIDEHRFLGDESPVADAPEAGEGLAIAVVGERWAMLQPTSGELWLSGRDAAVTLDVAEDARLQRGAAEGDAVLVADSDGLVSVDLASGEADRVAEASGVPSAPVTVRGETYAAWLDSGGGTLWSAGETTPLQVPDETLDAAAIDPVFQGNGDRAVLVETGTGLIWTAPDGVLIPLEQWKIEDDTEQQEGTIVVEDVAEQLPPVAVDDAFGVRAGEQVLLPVLLNDHDPNKKDVLTIDPESVAAGLSDPAFGELALVADGQSLVVDVKAGSGQASFTYAVTDGAAVSPPATVTLTVVDPGVNSAPVWCGVDACKQEWPTPQILAGGSTIVSALSGWVDPEGDAFILSDAYETDPSAPVMVAPTDDGRVAIRHTDPNAADAVIPVTVVVQDVHGATAEKTLEVQVSGSPALQASAVAVTARVGERQSIRISDHLSGGSGSYRLVDAVQTAATAQGFEVTPNAAAGTVELTAAEPGQYVVTYTAQDATTQAEQSAVIRVTAVDGSAALAMAPLTAFVREGEDTTVDVLRAVQNTSGRVLLLSDAVSSTPQLNVRVVGNESLRVNGTTEDGEPGLIGKATVTVADGAGGAVQGTVSVFLTPPSTVTRPIVFPDAVTVRAGSLTRIEVAANDVAPRGEPLLVLPEVTGSGEPDELVFADRNALRYLAPKTPGTYRLTYSVSLERNPSLSDDGVVTVTVVPPGTNRAPTPIALTGRVLSGQTVTIPVPTTGMDGDGDRVVLSGVDQPKKGGGTATISASGEAIVYRAPAGGVDGGQVSFRYTVRDPQGEEGSGAVRIGVLDADVEDAAPVTFSDYVRVEAGSRTPVVLDPRSNDLDPAQSELEITALVPNAPPVKGNPLYERLNALIDSDTSLKDGRVVLRAGETAGTNSYFYTVKSTRTGSTAQGLIVLTVTEGTVADQPVVTDTVLTARDRDDLVDGGLDVVTDRVRWPSGDVSSLRLSLWGDQAGYTVKGNRIIGPAPKEGALVPFQLTGNAAGGRDVTAYGFLRIPAFDDMQVQLVPGATPVVVDEDAAVSFAVPDYLDLPSSDAVEIGSGAFTAQRAAASCAADGPRKAEYRAGREAPWSDTCLIPVRLDGQKRWSYIDVPVSIRPSEPQLLLSSISHTIAPGATESVDLYANMAAWEGGREGNAGSLEYRIVYSGSAFVVTQSGAKLTIEARADARPGNTENVSVTVPQYGQPSASVRLVVGAAPPDAPRGATFTKQCVVTSARCSIDVVDVAGEYDPFAGKPGSGLRLMSLGAGSRCDVASFSTAGSKTITASWPGGGQAPGGQCVVSFVVADAQGRTGTGTLTLDLQGFPQAPASVTTVGFTRSTVVLEVPLGEARRAHPAVSGVTILQDGAAANASCSPAGAVYRCTVNGLTNGAPHTFTAAAVNAVGTSASTSPHTSWAYAAPVVANATATPEYRPGVSDRGRGAVRVSIDAADDAVSFRIEETGEVINRTGATTTADISLSPGAQTLTIVPISQFQPPTGGGNEGGGFRTSVTVAGSVYFDPATTQATAVSNTAVNVSGIAAQANGSTRGVQVTYVAWRSGSVSCTANGDGTLSVSGGEVRSESPSLQGLRPYQLYYVKACASNGYGVAESSTTTVFTFTFVDGPGGDTTYTVAKDPRRDGNRYDYGLASAPRIDVENGFVPQYYMYGQWVGDFALTPDSSPGQVRARACHATQTGSCSGEVNITATTAPTVVNAVFQPCMPVVEGDVVTVSAAARGSYILEVTPLVDTPGTFDAKITWTGAFATLTPITHRITGLCP is encoded by the coding sequence ATGGCGGCAGGCAACCGCACCGCCGCCGAGGCGGCGACCCCGCCCAGGGGCAAGCTGATCGCGCTGATCTCGGGGATCATCGCGCTCGTGGTCGTCGTGGCGCTCGCGGTGACGGCGCAGGGGTATCAGTCGCAGGAGGTGCCGCGTCTCGAACCGGCGGTCTGGGTCATGCGCGACAGCGGGCAGTATGCGCGCGTCAACACCGAGCTCGCCGAGATCGACACCGTCCGCGATGTCGATGACCCTGAGGCGGTCTGGCAGAGCGGCTCCAGCACTGTGCTCTACGCACAGGGGAACCGGCAGCGGTGGGATGTCGATCCGGCCAGCCCCGCCGATCTGCTCTCCGACAGCTCTGAAGAGGGGACCCCGCTCGCTTCGCAGCCGACCCCCGCCGGGACCCGCGACGTCCTCTCCGCCGGGGTCTACGTGGCCTACCGCACCGACACCGGGCAGGTGTCGGTGTCGACCCTCGCACCGGGGGCGGGCACGGCCCTCGTCGACCCCTTCGCGGAGGTCGAGGTCGAGGAGGGGGAGGACCCGCCGACGTACACCGCCGATGCCATCGGGCTGTCGCCGGATGGCCTGCTCGTCCTCTACTCGGCGGACGAGGGGGCCGTGCGCCGCTTCGACATCGACGAGCACCGGTTCCTGGGGGATGAGTCACCCGTGGCCGATGCGCCGGAAGCCGGGGAGGGCCTGGCGATCGCGGTCGTCGGGGAACGCTGGGCGATGCTGCAGCCGACCTCCGGCGAGCTGTGGCTCTCCGGTCGCGATGCGGCGGTCACGCTCGACGTCGCCGAGGACGCACGCCTGCAGCGTGGAGCCGCCGAGGGCGACGCGGTGCTCGTCGCGGACTCGGACGGCCTCGTCTCCGTCGACCTCGCGTCCGGAGAGGCCGACCGGGTGGCGGAGGCCTCCGGCGTCCCCTCCGCTCCGGTCACGGTCCGGGGGGAGACCTACGCGGCGTGGCTCGACAGCGGCGGCGGAACCCTGTGGAGCGCGGGGGAGACCACCCCGCTGCAGGTCCCGGACGAGACGCTCGACGCGGCCGCCATCGACCCGGTCTTCCAGGGCAACGGCGATCGCGCGGTGCTGGTCGAGACCGGGACGGGCCTCATCTGGACGGCGCCGGACGGCGTGCTGATCCCGCTCGAGCAGTGGAAGATCGAGGACGACACGGAGCAGCAGGAGGGCACGATCGTCGTCGAGGACGTGGCGGAGCAGCTTCCGCCGGTGGCCGTCGACGACGCGTTCGGTGTGCGTGCGGGGGAGCAGGTCCTCCTGCCGGTCCTCCTGAACGATCACGACCCGAACAAGAAGGACGTCCTCACGATCGATCCCGAGTCCGTCGCGGCAGGCCTGAGCGATCCGGCATTCGGGGAATTGGCGCTCGTGGCGGACGGCCAGTCGCTGGTCGTCGATGTGAAGGCGGGCTCGGGCCAGGCGAGCTTCACGTACGCCGTGACGGACGGCGCGGCCGTCTCGCCGCCGGCGACCGTGACGCTGACGGTCGTCGATCCAGGAGTCAACTCCGCCCCGGTCTGGTGCGGCGTCGACGCCTGCAAGCAGGAGTGGCCGACGCCGCAGATCCTCGCCGGCGGCAGCACGATCGTCTCAGCGCTCTCCGGCTGGGTCGACCCCGAGGGTGATGCCTTCATCCTGAGCGACGCCTACGAGACGGATCCCTCGGCACCGGTGATGGTGGCGCCGACGGACGACGGCCGCGTCGCCATCCGGCACACCGACCCGAACGCCGCGGATGCCGTGATCCCGGTCACGGTGGTGGTGCAGGACGTGCACGGTGCGACCGCAGAGAAGACCCTCGAAGTCCAGGTCAGCGGCAGCCCTGCCCTCCAGGCATCGGCCGTCGCGGTGACCGCGCGCGTGGGCGAGCGGCAGTCCATCCGCATCTCCGACCATCTGTCCGGGGGCTCCGGGTCGTATCGCCTCGTCGACGCCGTCCAGACCGCCGCGACTGCGCAGGGCTTCGAGGTCACCCCCAACGCGGCCGCGGGAACCGTGGAGTTGACCGCGGCGGAGCCGGGCCAGTACGTGGTCACGTACACCGCGCAGGACGCCACGACCCAGGCGGAGCAGTCGGCGGTCATCCGCGTCACGGCGGTCGACGGCTCCGCAGCGCTCGCGATGGCGCCGTTGACGGCGTTCGTCCGCGAGGGCGAGGACACGACCGTCGATGTGCTCCGCGCGGTGCAGAACACCAGCGGACGGGTGCTGCTGCTGTCCGACGCCGTGAGCTCCACCCCGCAGCTCAACGTGCGCGTGGTCGGGAACGAGAGCCTGCGGGTGAACGGGACGACGGAGGACGGCGAGCCCGGCCTGATCGGCAAGGCCACCGTCACGGTCGCGGATGGCGCGGGCGGGGCCGTCCAGGGCACGGTGAGCGTGTTCCTCACCCCGCCGTCCACCGTCACCCGCCCGATCGTCTTCCCGGACGCGGTGACGGTGCGGGCGGGCTCGCTCACGCGTATCGAGGTCGCCGCCAATGACGTCGCCCCCCGCGGGGAGCCGCTCCTGGTGCTCCCGGAGGTGACGGGGTCGGGCGAACCGGACGAACTCGTCTTCGCCGACCGCAACGCGCTGCGCTACCTGGCGCCGAAGACGCCAGGCACCTATCGGCTGACGTACTCGGTCTCGCTCGAACGGAACCCCTCCCTCTCCGACGACGGCGTCGTGACGGTCACCGTCGTGCCGCCCGGGACGAACCGCGCTCCCACGCCGATCGCTCTCACCGGTCGCGTCCTCAGCGGGCAGACCGTGACGATTCCGGTACCCACGACCGGGATGGACGGAGACGGGGACCGGGTGGTGCTGTCCGGCGTCGACCAGCCGAAGAAGGGCGGGGGCACGGCGACCATCTCGGCCAGCGGCGAGGCGATCGTGTACCGGGCCCCGGCCGGGGGAGTGGACGGCGGACAGGTGTCGTTCCGGTACACCGTGCGCGACCCGCAGGGTGAGGAAGGCAGCGGCGCGGTCCGCATCGGCGTCCTGGACGCGGATGTCGAGGACGCCGCTCCGGTGACGTTCAGCGACTACGTCCGGGTCGAGGCGGGGTCCCGCACACCGGTCGTGCTGGACCCCCGGTCCAACGACCTCGACCCCGCGCAGAGCGAGCTCGAGATCACCGCGCTCGTCCCGAACGCGCCCCCCGTCAAGGGGAACCCGCTGTACGAGCGGCTGAATGCACTGATCGATTCCGACACCTCCCTGAAGGACGGGCGCGTCGTGCTGCGCGCCGGGGAGACGGCGGGGACGAACTCCTACTTCTACACCGTGAAGTCGACGCGGACCGGGAGCACGGCACAGGGCCTCATCGTGCTGACCGTGACCGAGGGCACGGTCGCCGATCAGCCGGTCGTGACGGACACGGTGCTCACGGCGCGCGACCGGGACGACCTCGTGGACGGTGGCCTCGACGTCGTCACGGACCGGGTGCGCTGGCCGTCCGGCGACGTCTCGTCGCTCCGTCTGAGCCTGTGGGGCGATCAGGCCGGGTACACGGTGAAGGGGAACCGGATCATCGGCCCCGCTCCGAAGGAGGGCGCACTGGTGCCCTTCCAGCTCACCGGAAACGCCGCCGGCGGACGGGACGTGACCGCCTACGGCTTCCTGCGGATCCCGGCGTTCGACGACATGCAGGTCCAGCTCGTCCCCGGCGCGACGCCGGTCGTCGTCGATGAGGACGCGGCCGTCAGCTTCGCGGTGCCGGACTACCTCGATCTGCCGTCATCGGATGCCGTGGAGATCGGCTCCGGAGCGTTCACCGCGCAACGGGCTGCGGCGTCGTGCGCGGCCGATGGCCCCCGCAAGGCGGAGTACCGTGCCGGTCGTGAGGCGCCGTGGTCGGACACCTGCTTGATCCCGGTGCGTCTGGACGGACAGAAGCGCTGGTCCTACATCGACGTCCCGGTCAGCATCCGTCCGTCCGAACCGCAGCTGCTGCTCTCCTCGATCTCGCACACGATCGCGCCGGGAGCCACGGAGAGCGTCGACCTCTACGCCAACATGGCCGCGTGGGAAGGCGGGCGCGAGGGCAACGCGGGCTCCCTCGAGTACCGGATCGTGTACTCGGGTTCGGCGTTCGTGGTCACGCAGAGCGGGGCGAAGCTGACGATCGAGGCGCGCGCCGACGCGCGACCGGGCAACACCGAGAACGTCAGCGTGACCGTGCCGCAGTACGGACAGCCCTCAGCCTCCGTGCGTCTGGTCGTGGGCGCAGCCCCACCGGACGCCCCGCGGGGAGCGACCTTCACGAAGCAGTGCGTCGTCACCAGCGCCCGCTGCTCGATCGACGTCGTCGATGTGGCGGGCGAGTACGATCCCTTCGCCGGCAAGCCGGGATCCGGGCTGCGACTGATGTCGCTCGGGGCGGGATCGCGCTGCGACGTCGCCTCGTTCTCGACGGCGGGCTCCAAGACGATCACCGCGAGCTGGCCCGGTGGCGGGCAGGCGCCGGGCGGGCAGTGCGTGGTCTCGTTCGTCGTGGCCGACGCGCAGGGGCGAACCGGCACGGGCACCCTCACGCTCGACCTGCAGGGATTCCCGCAGGCGCCGGCGAGCGTGACCACCGTGGGTTTCACCCGCTCGACGGTCGTGCTGGAGGTGCCGCTCGGCGAGGCGCGCCGCGCCCACCCCGCGGTGTCGGGCGTGACCATCCTCCAGGACGGGGCGGCGGCCAATGCCTCCTGCAGTCCGGCCGGTGCTGTGTACCGCTGCACGGTGAACGGCCTGACCAACGGCGCGCCGCACACCTTCACGGCTGCAGCGGTCAACGCCGTCGGCACCTCGGCGTCCACCTCGCCGCACACGAGCTGGGCCTACGCCGCCCCGGTCGTGGCGAACGCGACGGCCACGCCGGAGTATCGACCGGGGGTCTCCGACCGCGGGCGCGGGGCGGTGCGGGTATCGATCGACGCCGCCGACGATGCTGTCTCCTTCCGGATCGAGGAGACGGGCGAGGTCATCAATCGCACGGGGGCGACCACCACGGCCGATATCTCGCTGTCGCCGGGGGCGCAGACGCTCACGATCGTCCCGATCAGCCAGTTCCAGCCGCCCACCGGCGGCGGCAACGAAGGCGGCGGGTTCCGTACATCCGTGACCGTCGCCGGCTCCGTGTACTTCGACCCGGCGACGACGCAGGCGACGGCGGTCTCGAACACGGCGGTGAACGTCTCCGGCATCGCGGCACAGGCGAACGGCAGCACCAGGGGCGTCCAGGTCACCTATGTCGCGTGGCGATCGGGCAGCGTCAGCTGCACGGCGAACGGAGACGGCACGCTGTCGGTCTCCGGCGGCGAGGTGCGGTCCGAGTCCCCCTCTCTGCAGGGGCTGCGGCCGTACCAGCTGTACTACGTCAAGGCGTGCGCATCGAACGGCTACGGCGTGGCCGAGTCGTCCACGACAACCGTCTTCACGTTCACGTTCGTCGACGGCCCCGGCGGTGACACCACCTACACGGTCGCGAAGGACCCCCGGCGCGACGGGAACCGCTATGACTACGGTCTGGCCTCGGCGCCGCGCATCGACGTCGAGAACGGCTTCGTGCCGCAGTACTACATGTACGGACAGTGGGTCGGCGACTTCGCCCTCACCCCGGACTCGTCCCCGGGGCAGGTCCGCGCCCGCGCCTGCCATGCCACGCAGACCGGCTCGTGCTCCGGAGAGGTGAACATCACCGCGACGACCGCGCCGACCGTCGTCAACGCCGTGTTCCAGCCCTGCATGCCCGTCGTCGAGGGCGATGTCGTGACGGTGTCCGCCGCGGCACGCGGCTCGTACATCCTCGAGGTGACGCCCCTGGTCGACACCCCCGGCACCTTCGACGCGAAGATCACGTGGACCGGAGCCTTCGCCACCCTGACCCCCATCACGCATCGCATCACGGGCCTGTGCCCCTGA
- a CDS encoding AAA family ATPase, with protein sequence MPATAAAPVTIAPEQASWFAETFSILTGNIEQAILGKRHVVELVLATAVSGGHVLLEDYPGTGKTALARAVAQTVNGTSSRIQFTPDLLPGDVTGITVYDQKEGTFEFHAGPVFANIVLADEINRASPKTQSALLEVMEEGTVTVDGVTRSVGSPFLVMATQNPIEQGGTYRLPEAQLDRFMIKTSIGYPDEAATMRILQGAGRPKTVLDGIVDTDTILTMAEMSRGVYVNPLVSDYIMRIVDATRRASEVRLGASVRGALALSRLVMTWAAKNGRTFVTPDDVRELAVVALAHRLVLEPEAEFDGVTAVAVVGQILLDVEPPRENGTA encoded by the coding sequence ATGCCAGCCACCGCAGCAGCCCCCGTCACCATCGCTCCCGAGCAGGCCTCCTGGTTCGCCGAGACGTTCTCGATCCTGACCGGCAACATCGAGCAGGCGATCCTCGGCAAGCGCCACGTGGTCGAGCTCGTGCTCGCCACCGCCGTCAGCGGAGGCCACGTCCTCCTGGAGGACTACCCGGGAACCGGCAAGACGGCCCTCGCCCGCGCCGTCGCGCAGACGGTCAACGGGACGAGCAGCCGCATCCAGTTCACGCCCGATCTCCTTCCGGGAGATGTGACCGGCATCACCGTCTACGACCAGAAGGAGGGCACGTTCGAGTTCCACGCGGGGCCCGTCTTCGCGAACATCGTGCTCGCCGACGAGATCAACAGGGCGAGCCCGAAGACCCAGTCCGCGCTGCTGGAGGTCATGGAGGAGGGCACGGTCACGGTCGACGGCGTCACCCGGTCCGTCGGCTCCCCGTTCCTCGTGATGGCGACGCAGAACCCCATCGAGCAGGGCGGCACCTACCGGCTCCCGGAGGCCCAGCTCGACCGCTTCATGATCAAGACCTCGATCGGCTACCCCGACGAGGCCGCGACGATGCGCATCCTGCAGGGCGCCGGCCGGCCGAAGACGGTGCTCGACGGCATCGTCGACACCGACACGATCCTGACGATGGCGGAGATGTCGCGCGGGGTGTACGTGAACCCGCTGGTGTCGGACTACATCATGCGCATCGTCGACGCCACGCGGCGGGCGTCCGAGGTCCGTCTCGGCGCCAGTGTGCGCGGCGCCCTCGCGCTGTCCCGGCTGGTGATGACGTGGGCGGCCAAGAACGGGCGCACGTTCGTGACGCCCGACGACGTGCGCGAGCTCGCCGTCGTCGCCCTCGCGCACCGCCTCGTGCTCGAGCCGGAGGCCGAGTTCGACGGGGTGACGGCTGTGGCCGTCGTCGGGCAGATCCTCCTCGACGTCGAACCCCCACGCGAGAACGGCACTGCGTGA
- a CDS encoding DUF58 domain-containing protein, which yields MTFSTESRLTRTTAGTSTSTRTSTVTRYDRTRRGPVRGAVFGARRVVRSVGRATRATVGWVRETVTTAGMLVAVAVVLGVLAGVLFGWVEAWAVATIALVLLVACVPFILGAHDYRIDLVLDRDRVVAGAEIGATLDVRNNGERLSLPGVVDVPVGEGLVEAHVPLLRPGAHHREELTIAAHRRGVIDVGPMTITRGDPIGILRRELRWPDVQRIHVHPVTVRLPSTSAGLIRDLEGTPSTTLVDADLSFHAVREYVVGDSPRHIHWKSTAKTGTLMVRQYEESRHARIAVILDLDPESYADDDEFENTVSAAASLALQGVRDGRDVLFSVSNEIPEHGRAEVLSIRTLPTVTPKALLDATSTIDQTARVMRLEAVTALTAQSYPDLSIGFLLTGSLLPIERLRHAAVKLPAAVEAVAVRSELGAQPTMRTARELAVMTLGALGDLPQMLARGALR from the coding sequence GTGACCTTCAGCACCGAATCCCGCCTGACGCGCACGACCGCGGGCACGAGCACGTCGACGCGGACGTCCACCGTCACGCGTTACGACCGCACGCGCCGCGGTCCCGTGCGCGGCGCGGTCTTCGGCGCGCGTCGGGTGGTCCGCTCCGTGGGGCGCGCGACCAGGGCCACGGTCGGCTGGGTCCGTGAGACGGTCACCACGGCGGGCATGCTCGTCGCCGTGGCCGTGGTGCTCGGCGTGCTCGCCGGGGTGCTGTTCGGCTGGGTGGAGGCCTGGGCGGTCGCCACGATCGCGCTCGTGCTGCTGGTGGCCTGTGTGCCGTTCATCCTCGGCGCCCACGACTACCGGATCGATCTCGTGCTCGACCGCGACCGCGTGGTCGCGGGCGCCGAGATCGGTGCGACCCTGGACGTCCGCAACAACGGCGAGCGCCTCTCGCTCCCCGGCGTCGTGGACGTGCCGGTCGGTGAGGGCCTCGTCGAGGCGCACGTGCCGCTGCTGCGGCCGGGTGCGCATCATCGGGAAGAGCTGACCATCGCCGCGCACCGCCGCGGCGTCATCGACGTCGGCCCGATGACCATCACTCGCGGCGACCCGATCGGCATCCTCCGCCGCGAGCTCCGGTGGCCGGACGTGCAGCGCATCCACGTGCACCCGGTGACCGTGCGGCTCCCCAGCACCAGTGCGGGACTGATCCGCGACCTCGAGGGCACGCCGAGCACCACTCTGGTGGACGCCGACCTCTCCTTCCATGCCGTGCGCGAGTACGTCGTCGGCGACTCGCCGCGCCACATCCACTGGAAGTCCACGGCGAAGACGGGCACCCTCATGGTGCGGCAGTACGAGGAGTCCCGGCACGCGCGCATCGCCGTCATCCTGGATCTCGATCCGGAGTCGTATGCCGACGACGACGAGTTCGAGAACACCGTCAGCGCGGCCGCCTCGCTGGCGCTGCAGGGTGTGCGGGACGGCAGGGACGTGCTGTTCTCCGTGAGCAACGAGATCCCGGAGCACGGCCGTGCGGAGGTGCTGTCGATCCGCACGCTGCCGACGGTGACTCCCAAGGCGCTCCTCGACGCGACCTCCACGATCGATCAGACGGCGCGGGTGATGAGGCTCGAGGCCGTCACCGCTCTCACGGCGCAGTCGTACCCCGACCTCTCCATCGGCTTCCTGCTCACCGGTTCCCTCCTGCCGATCGAGCGTCTGCGCCACGCGGCGGTGAAGCTCCCGGCTGCCGTGGAGGCGGTCGCGGTGCGCAGTGAACTCGGCGCGCAGCCGACGATGCGGACGGCCAGGGAGCTCGCGGTGATGACCCTCGGTGCACTGGGCGATCTCCCGCAGATGCTCGCCCGAGGAGCGCTGCGATGA
- a CDS encoding transglutaminase domain-containing protein codes for MSAAGPKRGRAGSRRGSPPSALTLWSLGYVLVGVLLATVAAWPVYESSRALAVGIIGGLLGMAVAVVTRVLRWGTLLGALAAVGVYLVVAVPLAIPSALTSVPAFFGGVRDAVLGVVLGWKQMLTLNPPLGEYQAVLIPFLVVMLFGAFLATLFVWSGGKRAVAAVPVVVAMSVFGVAFGVSGTSSPASVAGIELPAPREWLVGVAVFVVSLVWLVGRTRLQRAAALRTVAAANISRRATPVWLTARRHLLAGALAVVALGAGFAITPAAAGWSDRSVLRDEIEPQVVVQEQPSPLSSYRSWFSGDTLDTPVVELEGDPGAVDRIRFVTLDAYDGEDFHIDADDRFSRLPRSALPGSGRVTLEITIGEAYRGIWVPSPAGLAEAPAFSGERADALADGFHVNDDGDTAITIAEAPGGGEGLVPGDRYSVLVDAPGAPDAVTALQGSRSTLDADRYPALVEWAEMQEQPRTGAGYLEVVDRLRSRGYLSHALLEDAAATGWIAALQESEGYAFAPSYAGHSAARIEELFTELTEQERRAGPDADPELLVAAVGDDEQFSVAAALLAQHWGLESRVVVGARLAAAEEVPGIPACTDVCTGANMSAWVEVRASGGEWIPVDATPQYAMLPSAITEGEQLPEHPTVPEQPRSEALDPPQAQSDANNDAPPLEEPASEVLAFLLPILRGVGLGLLALLLLVLPFLVLVGAKSRRGHARRTAADPEVRLAGAWEELADVYADHDVPMDAQGTRMQRAQTTGRVAAQRLAALVDRAVFAEHPPTSDEATAAWAIVDAERAELAKAGTRWQRLLTRVRPTSFVARTRSLRLPGFGARPALGTLGWTGSLDDRKKGDS; via the coding sequence ATGAGCGCGGCCGGGCCGAAGCGCGGACGCGCTGGATCACGACGGGGCTCCCCGCCCTCTGCCCTGACCCTCTGGTCGCTGGGGTACGTCCTGGTCGGCGTCCTGCTCGCCACGGTGGCCGCCTGGCCGGTCTACGAGTCATCCCGAGCCCTCGCGGTGGGGATCATCGGCGGCCTCCTCGGCATGGCCGTCGCCGTCGTCACGCGTGTCCTGCGCTGGGGCACTCTGCTCGGGGCGCTCGCCGCCGTCGGTGTGTACCTGGTGGTCGCGGTGCCGCTCGCCATCCCGTCCGCTCTCACCTCTGTCCCCGCATTCTTCGGCGGTGTGCGGGATGCCGTGCTCGGGGTCGTGCTGGGCTGGAAGCAGATGCTCACTCTGAACCCGCCGTTGGGGGAGTATCAGGCGGTGCTCATCCCCTTCCTCGTGGTGATGCTGTTCGGGGCTTTCCTCGCCACGCTCTTCGTCTGGAGCGGCGGCAAGCGGGCGGTGGCAGCGGTCCCCGTGGTCGTGGCCATGAGCGTCTTCGGCGTCGCCTTCGGTGTGAGCGGCACGTCCTCCCCGGCCTCGGTGGCCGGCATCGAGCTTCCCGCACCGCGGGAATGGCTGGTCGGGGTGGCGGTCTTCGTGGTGTCCCTGGTGTGGCTCGTCGGTCGTACGCGCCTGCAGCGCGCCGCCGCGCTGCGGACCGTGGCCGCGGCCAACATCTCCCGGCGGGCGACCCCCGTCTGGCTCACCGCCCGCCGGCACCTGCTCGCCGGGGCGCTGGCGGTCGTCGCCCTGGGGGCCGGCTTCGCGATCACCCCGGCGGCGGCCGGCTGGTCCGACCGCTCGGTGCTGCGCGACGAGATCGAGCCGCAGGTCGTGGTGCAGGAGCAGCCGAGTCCGCTCAGTTCCTACCGCTCCTGGTTCTCCGGCGACACCCTGGACACTCCGGTGGTGGAGCTGGAGGGCGACCCGGGCGCCGTGGACCGCATCCGCTTCGTCACCCTCGACGCGTACGACGGCGAGGACTTCCACATCGACGCCGATGACCGCTTCAGCCGTCTGCCGCGCTCCGCGCTCCCGGGCTCCGGCCGGGTCACGCTGGAGATCACGATCGGCGAGGCCTACCGGGGCATCTGGGTTCCGTCGCCCGCCGGTCTCGCCGAGGCACCTGCGTTCTCCGGCGAGCGTGCGGACGCGCTCGCCGACGGGTTCCATGTGAACGATGACGGTGACACCGCCATCACGATCGCGGAGGCGCCCGGCGGCGGGGAGGGTCTCGTGCCCGGTGATCGCTACTCGGTGCTGGTCGATGCGCCCGGTGCACCGGACGCGGTGACCGCTCTCCAGGGCAGCCGGTCGACCCTCGATGCCGATCGATACCCCGCGCTGGTCGAATGGGCGGAGATGCAGGAGCAGCCCCGCACCGGTGCCGGCTACCTCGAGGTGGTCGACCGTCTCCGATCCCGGGGCTACCTGAGCCACGCGCTGCTCGAGGACGCCGCTGCCACGGGGTGGATCGCGGCTCTCCAGGAGTCCGAGGGCTACGCCTTCGCTCCCAGCTATGCCGGTCACTCCGCAGCCCGCATCGAGGAGCTGTTCACCGAGCTCACCGAGCAGGAGCGTCGGGCGGGTCCCGACGCCGACCCGGAGCTGCTGGTGGCGGCGGTCGGCGACGACGAGCAGTTCTCCGTGGCCGCGGCCCTCCTCGCGCAGCACTGGGGCCTGGAATCCCGTGTGGTGGTGGGAGCGCGACTCGCGGCGGCCGAAGAGGTCCCCGGGATCCCGGCGTGCACCGACGTGTGCACCGGCGCGAACATGAGCGCCTGGGTCGAGGTGCGCGCCTCGGGCGGCGAGTGGATCCCCGTCGACGCGACGCCGCAGTATGCCATGCTGCCGAGCGCCATCACCGAAGGTGAGCAGCTCCCGGAGCACCCCACGGTTCCGGAGCAGCCGCGGTCCGAGGCTCTGGATCCCCCGCAGGCGCAGAGCGACGCGAACAACGATGCGCCCCCGCTGGAGGAGCCCGCCTCGGAGGTCCTCGCCTTCCTGCTGCCGATCCTCCGTGGAGTGGGTCTCGGGCTTCTTGCCCTGCTGCTGCTCGTTCTGCCGTTCCTCGTGCTCGTGGGCGCGAAGAGCCGGCGCGGGCATGCGCGGCGCACGGCCGCAGACCCCGAGGTGCGCCTGGCCGGAGCCTGGGAAGAGCTCGCCGACGTGTACGCCGACCATGACGTGCCCATGGACGCGCAGGGCACGAGGATGCAGCGCGCGCAGACGACCGGTCGCGTGGCAGCACAGCGGCTGGCTGCTCTGGTCGACCGCGCTGTCTTCGCCGAGCACCCGCCCACTTCCGACGAAGCGACGGCCGCCTGGGCGATCGTGGATGCGGAGCGGGCGGAACTGGCGAAGGCGGGGACTCGATGGCAGCGTCTTCTGACCCGGGTGCGGCCGACGTCTTTCGTCGCCAGGACGCGCTCCCTGCGCCTCCCCGGCTTCGGCGCGCGACCCGCGCTCGGTACGCTCGGATGGACCGGTTCACTGGATGACCGGAAGAAGGGGGACTCATGA